The DNA sequence CTGCCGCCTTCCTGCTTTCCACAGCCATCGTCAACCCACTCGCCGCCCAGGATGCCGTAAGGTCACGGCCCGCCGCCCTGCCGGTGAATGACGCCAGCCCCGCGCCGCGCGACGTCCCCTACCCCGGCGGCACCATCCGGCTGGAGGTGGACGCGACCGACACGACTCAACGAATCCTTCGGGTGAAGGAGCATATCCCCGTCGCGTCAAGCGGCCCCATGACACTGCTGGTGCCCGAATGGCTGCCGGGCAATCATGCGCCGCGTGGGCAGATTGAAAAGATCAGCGGCCTCACATTTACCGCCGATGGCAAGCCGGTCGGCTGGAAGCGCGATCCGCTCAACGTCTATGGATTCGTCATCGACGTTCCGCAGGGCGCACGAGAAATCACCGCTTCCTTCCAGTTCCTGTCGGCCACGCAGTCCAGTCAGGGGCGCGTCGTCGTCACGCCCAAGATGCTGAATATCCAGTGGGAGTCGGTCTCGCTCTATCCCGCAGGCTATTATACCCGCCAGATTCCGGTTCAGGCCACGGTGACCTATCCCGATGGCTGGCAGGCGGCCACCGCGCTGCGTGGGCAAAAGACCGGATCGACCGTCGCTTATGAGACGATCGACTATGAAGCGTTGCAGGATTCGCCGGTATTCGCCGGACGCTATTTCAAGCCGGTGGACCTGGGCCATAATGTGACGCTGAATATCGTCGCCGACGATGCCGACGAGCTGGAGGCCAAGCCTGACCAGATCACCAAGCACAAGAAGCTGGTCGATGAAGCGGGCGCGCTCTTTGGCACCTATCATTTCGATCATTATGACTTCCTGTTCGCCATTACTGACGAGATGGGCGGCATCGGGCTTGAACATCATCGGTCATCCGAGAATCAGGTCGAGCCAGGCTATTTCAAGAAATGGGGGGATGGCGAGGCGCTGCTGGACCGCAACCTGCTGCCGCATGAGTTCGTCCATAGCTGGGACGGCAAGTTCCGCCGCCCGGACCTGCTCTGGACGCCCGACTTCAACGTGCCGATGCAAGACAATCTGCTGTGGGTCTATGAAGGGCAGACGCAATTTTGGGGCTATGTGCTGGGTGCGCGGTCGGGCCTGTTCACCAAGCAGGAGACGCTGGACGCCTATGCCCATATCGCCGCCAAGCTGGACACGACGCGCGGCCGTGAGTGGCGGCCGATGGAGGATACCACCCACGATCCGATCATTTCCGCCCGCCGTCCCAAGGGGTGGACAAGCTGGCAGCGGTCGGAGGATTATTATAATGAAGGGCTGATGATCTGGCTGGAGGCGGACGCGATCATCCGCAAGCAGACGCGCGGGGCGAAGGGCCTCGACGATTTCGCCAAGGCTTTCTTTGGCATCAACCCCGGCGATTGGGGTCAGGTCGTCTATAATCGCGACGATGTCATCAAGACGCTGAACGGCGTTGCGCCCTATGACTGGGCGGGATTCTTCGCCCGATATGTCGATAGCAC is a window from the Sphingobium sp. Cam5-1 genome containing:
- a CDS encoding M61 family metallopeptidase, which translates into the protein MIRSLAAAFLLSTAIVNPLAAQDAVRSRPAALPVNDASPAPRDVPYPGGTIRLEVDATDTTQRILRVKEHIPVASSGPMTLLVPEWLPGNHAPRGQIEKISGLTFTADGKPVGWKRDPLNVYGFVIDVPQGAREITASFQFLSATQSSQGRVVVTPKMLNIQWESVSLYPAGYYTRQIPVQATVTYPDGWQAATALRGQKTGSTVAYETIDYEALQDSPVFAGRYFKPVDLGHNVTLNIVADDADELEAKPDQITKHKKLVDEAGALFGTYHFDHYDFLFAITDEMGGIGLEHHRSSENQVEPGYFKKWGDGEALLDRNLLPHEFVHSWDGKFRRPDLLWTPDFNVPMQDNLLWVYEGQTQFWGYVLGARSGLFTKQETLDAYAHIAAKLDTTRGREWRPMEDTTHDPIISARRPKGWTSWQRSEDYYNEGLMIWLEADAIIRKQTRGAKGLDDFAKAFFGINPGDWGQVVYNRDDVIKTLNGVAPYDWAGFFARYVDSTTRETPKGGFAMGGYKLVYGDTPNAFTKAAEGKNIDQSFGVGLIVKGDGEISNVVWDSAAFQAGLAVGTKIVAINGDEYSGEVFKAALKAAKPMQIIVKQDKYYRTLTLAYSGGLRYPRLEKSGEGDGSLDRLLKPRT